In the genome of Thermoanaerobaculia bacterium, one region contains:
- a CDS encoding DUF4136 domain-containing protein, translating to MRSKLAVLVTAFSLVLPLALVPAARAARIQTSRDAAADFASYKSYRWNKAEGPGGAGLDGPVRKAAEEALAKKGFTKVAVGEPADLELMYNAGAVNNLTAGVGVAPGWWGDLFLIPQGEWYTTGGIAFTFHEVESGKPVWSGWKIAKGTNQNAPQVMVKRAPGYT from the coding sequence ATGCGCAGCAAGCTCGCCGTTCTCGTCACCGCCTTCTCGCTCGTCCTGCCGCTCGCGCTGGTGCCCGCCGCAAGGGCGGCGAGGATCCAGACCAGTCGCGATGCCGCGGCCGACTTCGCCAGTTACAAGTCCTATCGCTGGAACAAGGCCGAGGGCCCCGGTGGCGCCGGACTGGATGGACCGGTGCGCAAGGCCGCCGAGGAGGCGCTGGCCAAGAAGGGCTTCACCAAAGTCGCGGTGGGCGAGCCCGCCGACCTCGAGCTCATGTACAACGCCGGCGCGGTCAACAACCTGACGGCCGGCGTCGGCGTCGCCCCCGGCTGGTGGGGAGATCTCTTCCTCATCCCGCAAGGCGAGTGGTATACCACCGGCGGCATCGCCTTCACCTTCCACGAGGTCGAGAGCGGGAAGCCCGTCTGGTCGGGCTGGAAGATCGCCAAAGGCACCAACCAGAACGCCCCCCAGGTCATGGTCAAGCGCGCCCCCGGCTACAC
- a CDS encoding serine/threonine protein kinase, whose protein sequence is MAPNESTPPPSAQEIPTAVDGRGEERVAAPPHGLTAIGPYRIVGLLGEGGMGTVFLAEQLEPVQRRVALKVVRAAHLSSLDRQLRFEAERRALARLAHPNVAQLYDAGTTLEGNPYFVMELVEGPRITAFCDERRLALAERLRLFLAVCEGVQHAHQKGVVHRDLKPSNILVADQGGRPLPKVIDFGIAKALDRPLVESELTVGLVGTPGYVSPESISELGGPAEPDTRSDVYSLGVLLYELVAGVLPFAADVPRGEMLRRIRDLDPPAPSKRLAQLGGGEADEIAAERAASRRGLAADLAGDLDWVVLKAIARDRELRYASVSALAGDVERHLTHRPVEAGPPGFWYRTRKFVRRRRGLVAAAVLVAIALVGGLIARSVEAARANRAAAEADRARVAAETARAETEKVASFLVGLFAEADPEKSRGREVTARELLDRGAERIRGELDETPVLRARLLHTIAGVYQRLGLYNEARPLAMEALALRERELGADDLLVAQSLRTLGIIEVELGDRDAAGALFERVLKIREKALGPDHPDVGDALGNLGFFLMQQKRFDEAQPLLERAVEIRRKTLGENHPRVAPTLYNLALLHQTQKRYELAEPLHRQALAIDTQAYGEDHPAVAQGLYGLGDLYLAMGRLDDAETFLRRALGGHERLYGPENIQTSFIHLSLGEVAFERGRLEEAQEEYEHVLRVQTENLPVDHPDRLEVLARLERVKAARRP, encoded by the coding sequence ATGGCCCCCAACGAGAGCACGCCGCCGCCCTCGGCCCAGGAGATTCCGACCGCCGTCGACGGCCGCGGCGAGGAGCGTGTCGCAGCGCCGCCGCACGGTCTCACAGCCATCGGCCCCTACCGGATCGTCGGCCTCCTCGGCGAGGGTGGCATGGGGACGGTCTTTCTCGCCGAGCAGCTCGAGCCGGTCCAGCGGCGCGTGGCGCTCAAGGTCGTGCGCGCGGCGCACCTCTCGTCGCTCGACCGGCAGTTGCGCTTCGAGGCGGAACGCCGCGCGCTGGCGCGGCTCGCCCATCCGAACGTCGCACAGCTCTACGACGCCGGCACCACGCTCGAAGGCAACCCGTACTTCGTGATGGAACTCGTCGAGGGGCCACGCATCACGGCATTCTGCGATGAACGGCGTCTCGCGCTCGCCGAGCGTCTCCGCCTCTTCCTCGCGGTCTGCGAGGGGGTGCAGCACGCCCACCAGAAGGGGGTGGTCCACCGCGACCTCAAGCCTTCGAACATCCTCGTCGCCGACCAGGGCGGCCGGCCCCTGCCCAAGGTCATCGACTTCGGCATCGCCAAGGCGCTCGACCGGCCGCTCGTCGAGAGCGAGCTCACGGTCGGGCTGGTCGGGACTCCCGGATACGTGAGCCCGGAGTCGATCTCCGAGCTCGGGGGGCCGGCCGAGCCCGACACCCGCAGTGACGTGTACTCGCTTGGGGTCCTGCTCTACGAGCTGGTGGCCGGCGTGCTGCCGTTCGCTGCCGACGTCCCGCGCGGCGAGATGCTCCGCAGGATTCGCGACCTCGATCCTCCGGCACCCTCGAAACGGCTCGCACAGCTCGGCGGCGGCGAGGCCGACGAGATCGCCGCGGAGCGCGCCGCCTCCCGGCGCGGGCTCGCCGCTGATCTCGCGGGCGACCTCGACTGGGTCGTGCTCAAGGCGATCGCCCGCGACCGCGAGCTGCGCTACGCCTCGGTCTCGGCGCTCGCCGGCGACGTCGAACGGCACCTCACGCATCGGCCGGTCGAGGCCGGCCCGCCGGGCTTCTGGTACCGCACGCGCAAGTTCGTGCGGCGGCGGCGCGGCCTCGTCGCCGCGGCGGTGCTCGTCGCGATCGCCCTCGTCGGCGGCCTCATCGCACGCAGCGTCGAGGCGGCGCGCGCCAACCGCGCAGCCGCGGAGGCCGACCGCGCGCGGGTCGCCGCCGAGACCGCTCGCGCCGAGACCGAGAAGGTCGCCAGCTTCCTCGTCGGCCTCTTCGCCGAGGCCGATCCGGAGAAGAGCCGCGGCCGCGAGGTCACGGCCCGCGAGCTCCTCGACCGCGGTGCCGAGCGAATCCGCGGCGAGCTCGACGAGACACCGGTGCTGCGTGCCCGGTTGCTGCACACGATCGCCGGCGTCTACCAGCGGCTCGGCCTCTACAACGAGGCGCGGCCGCTCGCGATGGAGGCCCTCGCGCTGCGCGAACGCGAGCTCGGCGCCGACGACCTGCTGGTGGCGCAGAGCCTGCGCACGCTCGGCATCATCGAGGTCGAGCTCGGCGATCGCGATGCGGCGGGGGCGCTCTTCGAGCGGGTGCTGAAGATCCGCGAGAAGGCCCTCGGGCCGGACCACCCCGATGTCGGCGACGCGCTGGGCAATCTCGGTTTCTTCCTGATGCAGCAGAAGCGCTTCGACGAGGCACAGCCGCTGCTCGAGCGCGCCGTGGAGATCCGCCGCAAGACGCTGGGCGAGAACCACCCGCGGGTCGCGCCGACGCTCTACAACCTGGCTCTTCTGCACCAGACCCAGAAGCGCTACGAGCTCGCCGAGCCACTGCACCGGCAGGCGCTCGCGATCGACACCCAGGCCTACGGCGAGGACCATCCGGCCGTGGCGCAGGGTCTCTACGGCCTGGGCGATCTCTATCTCGCGATGGGGCGGCTGGACGACGCCGAGACCTTCCTGCGTCGGGCGCTCGGCGGCCACGAGAGGCTCTATGGTCCGGAGAACATCCAGACGAGCTTCATCCACTTGTCGCTCGGCGAGGTCGCCTTCGAGCGCGGCCGGCTGGAGGAGGCGCAGGAGGAGTACGAACACGTCCTGCGGGTACAGACGGAGAACCTCCCGGTCGATCATCCCGACCGACTCGAGGTGCTCGCGCGCCTCGAGAGGGTGAAGGCGGCGCGCCGACCCTAG